In Propionicimonas paludicola, a single window of DNA contains:
- a CDS encoding PfkB family carbohydrate kinase, with amino-acid sequence MAAPNGQVLSLVSILIDVTLSVSHLPPRGGDVLADTARTEVGGGLNVVTAAARQGVRVSYLGRHGAGRNGDLVRRALAAEGVQLALPPTETGDTGFCVGLAEPDLTTSYITLPGVEGDLTPAELEVPAITGSDYLVLSGYDLLYPVSGASITDWVVAGKVPAKLILDPGPLVARIPAERSFAILEHLDVLTLNEPEAQELSATPFTGVTLVNALRRELPLPAGALVVLRSGASGCYATGGALGDQILSFPVPRVEAVDTAGAGDTHTGVLVARLLLGDSVPDALVAANKAAAISVTRLGAATAPTAEEMA; translated from the coding sequence ATGGCAGCCCCGAACGGCCAGGTGTTATCCCTGGTCAGCATCCTGATCGACGTGACCTTGTCGGTCTCGCACCTGCCGCCGCGCGGCGGGGACGTGCTGGCCGACACCGCCCGGACCGAGGTCGGCGGTGGCCTGAACGTGGTCACCGCGGCGGCCCGCCAGGGCGTCCGGGTCTCCTACCTGGGTCGGCACGGCGCCGGGCGCAACGGCGACCTGGTTCGGCGGGCTTTGGCGGCTGAGGGCGTCCAACTCGCGCTGCCGCCGACCGAGACCGGTGACACCGGCTTCTGCGTGGGTCTGGCCGAACCCGACCTGACCACCAGCTACATCACGCTGCCCGGCGTCGAGGGGGACCTGACTCCGGCCGAGCTCGAGGTCCCGGCGATCACCGGATCGGATTACCTGGTGCTGTCCGGCTACGACCTGCTCTACCCGGTCAGCGGCGCCTCGATCACCGACTGGGTCGTGGCAGGCAAGGTGCCGGCCAAGCTGATCCTGGACCCCGGCCCGCTGGTGGCCCGGATCCCGGCCGAGCGGTCCTTCGCCATCCTCGAGCACCTGGACGTGCTCACCCTGAACGAGCCGGAAGCGCAGGAACTCAGTGCGACACCGTTCACCGGGGTGACCCTGGTGAACGCGCTGCGCCGGGAGCTGCCGCTGCCGGCCGGCGCGCTGGTGGTGCTGCGATCCGGAGCGTCCGGCTGCTACGCCACCGGGGGTGCGCTCGGCGACCAGATCCTGAGCTTCCCGGTTCCGCGGGTCGAGGCCGTCGACACTGCCGGTGCCGGGGATACCCACACCGGCGTCCTGGTGGCCCGACTGTTGCTCGGCGACTCAGTGCCGGACGCGTTGGTGGCGGCCAACAAGGCGGCCGCCATCTCGGTCACCCGGCTCGGTGCGGCCACCGCTCCGACCGCGGAGGAAATGGCCTAG
- the rpsN gene encoding 30S ribosomal protein S14, translating into MASQAKIAAEARRRATVARYASRRAELKESARTGATLEERMAAQRALARLPRDASPVRLRNRDATDGRPRGYLRKAGVSRVKFRELAHAGFLPGITKSSW; encoded by the coding sequence ATGGCCAGCCAGGCCAAGATCGCGGCCGAGGCCCGACGCCGGGCGACCGTGGCCCGCTACGCGTCGCGCCGCGCGGAGTTGAAGGAGTCCGCGCGCACCGGGGCGACTCTGGAGGAACGGATGGCCGCCCAGCGGGCGCTGGCCCGGCTCCCCCGCGACGCCAGTCCGGTCCGTCTGCGCAACCGCGATGCCACCGACGGACGTCCGCGCGGCTATCTGCGCAAGGCCGGCGTCTCCCGGGTGAAGTTCCGGGAGCTGGCCCATGCCGGCTTCCTGCCCGGGATCACCAAGTCGTCCTGGTAG
- a CDS encoding purine-cytosine permease family protein, with protein MSRIARGVGVIETRGIEPVPEVERTGSVAGLFWLWLAANMGVLGITLGAALVALVGLNIWQALLVAVIGAGGSFAMVGWLSTSGKLGGAPGLTLSRAVFGVRGNWAPTLVGWLGFVGWETVMCTTAAFALVLVLHTVGIEAGAVGTVLVVLLVVALAAAIGWFGHATILWIQKWLTVIFGAATLVVVVFLASTVDWASAWSLPAAPLAAVVSGIGFIAAGTGIGWLAAGPDYARYLAPSVRARTITVVTVVGAGIPLVLLIGLGALMAITDSSLAGASDPVAAIGAALPDWMLIPYLITAAMGLIAAADLSMYSSGLSLLAGGVPLRRTHAVLIDAALITVGSLYITVVAQDFFGPFTTFLTLLALPLSAWAGIFGMDLRRRSGYDPDALLDTQPGGAYWFRGGVHWGALGTWLAATVFGLLFTRIGWGEQIWFAGPFVDNWIGQNSLGWLVAGLAAAAVYWVLEPLRHHQSVSAARLLADSEPHMPQSPGEPAHEAEPEAAIHLAEEK; from the coding sequence ATGAGCAGGATTGCTCGCGGTGTAGGGGTAATTGAGACCCGCGGCATCGAGCCAGTTCCGGAGGTGGAGCGGACCGGCAGTGTGGCCGGACTGTTCTGGTTGTGGCTGGCGGCCAACATGGGCGTCTTGGGGATCACCCTCGGCGCGGCCTTGGTTGCCCTGGTGGGCCTGAACATCTGGCAGGCGCTCTTGGTCGCCGTGATCGGCGCCGGCGGATCGTTTGCCATGGTGGGCTGGCTCAGCACGTCCGGCAAGCTCGGTGGCGCGCCGGGTCTGACCTTGTCACGAGCGGTTTTCGGAGTGCGCGGCAACTGGGCGCCGACGCTGGTGGGCTGGCTCGGCTTCGTCGGCTGGGAGACCGTGATGTGCACCACCGCGGCCTTCGCGCTGGTCCTGGTTCTGCACACCGTGGGCATCGAGGCGGGTGCCGTCGGGACGGTGCTGGTGGTGCTGCTGGTGGTCGCGTTGGCCGCCGCGATCGGCTGGTTCGGTCACGCTACGATCCTGTGGATTCAGAAGTGGCTGACGGTGATCTTCGGTGCCGCCACGTTGGTGGTGGTGGTCTTCCTGGCGTCCACCGTCGATTGGGCGTCGGCCTGGTCGCTGCCGGCCGCGCCGCTGGCCGCCGTGGTCAGCGGGATCGGCTTCATCGCCGCCGGAACCGGCATCGGCTGGCTGGCCGCCGGGCCCGACTATGCGCGCTACCTGGCTCCGTCGGTGCGGGCCCGCACCATCACCGTGGTCACCGTGGTCGGCGCCGGGATCCCGCTGGTGCTGCTGATCGGCCTAGGTGCGTTGATGGCGATCACCGACTCGAGCTTGGCCGGCGCCAGCGATCCGGTCGCGGCCATCGGCGCGGCCTTGCCGGACTGGATGCTGATCCCGTACCTGATCACCGCAGCCATGGGTTTGATCGCCGCCGCCGACTTGTCGATGTACTCCTCAGGGCTGAGCCTGCTGGCCGGCGGCGTCCCGCTGCGACGGACCCACGCGGTGCTCATCGACGCGGCACTGATTACCGTCGGATCGTTGTACATCACCGTGGTGGCCCAGGACTTCTTCGGCCCGTTCACCACCTTCCTGACCCTGCTGGCCCTGCCGTTGTCGGCGTGGGCGGGCATCTTCGGAATGGACCTGCGCCGCCGCTCCGGCTACGACCCGGACGCCCTGCTGGACACCCAACCCGGGGGCGCCTACTGGTTCCGGGGCGGAGTGCACTGGGGAGCACTGGGCACCTGGCTGGCCGCGACGGTGTTCGGCTTGCTCTTCACTCGGATCGGGTGGGGCGAGCAGATCTGGTTCGCCGGCCCCTTCGTCGACAACTGGATCGGCCAGAACTCGCTCGGCTGGCTGGTTGCCGGATTGGCGGCCGCAGCGGTCTACTGGGTGCTGGAGCCGTTGCGGCACCACCAGAGCGTCTCGGCGGCTCGACTGCTTGCCGATTCGGAGCCGCACATGCCGCAATCGCCGGGCGAACCCGCCCACGAGGCCGAGCCTGAAGCGGCCATCCATCTTGCCGAGGAGAAGTAA
- the rpmG gene encoding 50S ribosomal protein L33, whose translation MAGSKGKDLRPIVKLRSTAGTGYTYVTRKNRRNDPERMVLRKFDPIIRAHVEFKEAR comes from the coding sequence ATGGCCGGCTCGAAGGGCAAGGACCTGCGTCCGATCGTCAAGCTGCGCTCGACGGCGGGCACCGGCTACACCTACGTGACCCGCAAGAACCGCCGCAACGATCCCGAGCGGATGGTGCTGCGCAAGTTCGACCCGATCATCCGCGCGCACGTCGAGTTCAAGGAGGCCCGCTGA
- the nifJ gene encoding pyruvate:ferredoxin (flavodoxin) oxidoreductase translates to MSSSAHTTAGQGAWHCLDGNEAAASVAHRLSDVCAIYPITPASPMGELADAWSDRGRKNLWGAVPQVIELQSEAGAAGTLHGAVTAGALGSSFTSSQGLLLMLPNMFKIAGELTPAVLHVAARAIATHALSIFGDHSDVMAARSTGWCLLASNNVQEAHDLAAVAHAAAIRSRVPFLHFFDGFRTSHEVNRIQLLSDDDLHALIDEDAVAAHRARGLRPSAPVLRGTAQNPDVFFQGREAANPFYDAVPGIVAAAMDDLAERTGRRYHLVDYYGAPDAERVIVAMGSAIDTVRASVDALVAAGERVGVLAVRLYRPFPAEALAAALPETVTSVAVLDRVKEPGALGEPLFLDVVAALAEARDVPPKVIGGRYGLGSKEFTPRDAAAVFAELAKGRAAKRRFTVGIRDDVTGLSLDTDPDFIVPSQGRQAVFYGLGSDGTVGANKNSVKLIGEHTDLFAQGYFVYDSKKSGSVTVSHLRFGPEPIAAPYLIEAADFVAVHHFGLLSRLPVLDIAAPGATVLLATGYSGDELWEHLTPAVQAQIAAKQLKVFTIDAPAVAKAAGLGRRVNTVMQACFFALAQVLPTDEALELIKASAAKSYARRGADVVAANLAAIDAAVGGLQSVRIGEVRAAEPVSAGPSADAIHTTITRLIAGQGDLLPVSALPADGSFPTGTAKLEKRGLATELPTWDPDLCTDCGKCTLACPHAAIRMKTYSPEHLDGAPDGFLSKPVVGRDWPAGTRLTVQVAPDDCTGCTLCVSVCPAKSRTNPDHKALDMVPAEQVREAQRPAFAHYLSIPEVDRTLVRTDTVKGSQLLEPLFEFSGACTGCGETPYLKLVTQLLGDRMVVANATGCSSIFGGNLPTTPWTTNAAGQGPAWSNSLFEDNAEFGMGIQLAGAGRTAQAKALLGELAGDLGLGTELVDGLLSEVSITDESGIAAQRGRVAALKAALSGAVRSPRMDLLDELADALVPTSVWVVGGDGWAYDIGFGGLDHLFASGANINVLVLDSEVYSNTGGQASKATPLGASAKFAAGGKASKKKDLGMIAQSYRDVYVAQIALNANETQAVRSILEAAAYDGPSLILAYSTCIAHGIEMADSATHQKEAVASGHWPLYRYHPSPEPGAPPLFKLDSKAPSLPLADFYAQETRYTSVARANPELAERLVVQAQADAEQRYRHYQWLSNEL, encoded by the coding sequence ATGAGTTCGTCCGCCCACACCACCGCCGGCCAGGGCGCTTGGCACTGTCTGGACGGCAATGAGGCGGCCGCATCGGTGGCCCACCGGCTCAGCGATGTCTGCGCCATCTATCCGATCACCCCGGCCTCGCCCATGGGCGAACTGGCCGACGCCTGGAGCGACCGCGGCCGGAAGAACCTGTGGGGTGCAGTGCCGCAGGTGATCGAGCTGCAGTCCGAGGCCGGCGCGGCCGGCACCCTGCACGGCGCGGTCACCGCCGGCGCTCTGGGCTCGAGCTTCACCAGCTCACAAGGGCTGTTGCTGATGCTGCCGAACATGTTCAAGATCGCCGGCGAGCTCACCCCGGCCGTGCTGCATGTGGCGGCCCGGGCCATCGCCACCCACGCACTGTCCATCTTCGGCGACCACTCCGACGTGATGGCGGCCCGTTCCACCGGGTGGTGCCTGCTGGCGTCCAACAACGTCCAGGAGGCCCACGACCTGGCTGCCGTGGCCCACGCCGCCGCCATTCGGTCCCGGGTGCCGTTCCTGCACTTCTTCGACGGATTCCGGACCAGCCACGAGGTGAACCGGATCCAGCTGCTCAGCGACGACGATCTGCACGCGCTAATCGACGAGGACGCCGTGGCCGCCCATCGGGCCCGCGGGCTGCGTCCGTCCGCGCCGGTGCTGCGCGGCACCGCGCAGAACCCGGACGTCTTCTTCCAGGGCCGCGAGGCGGCCAACCCGTTCTACGACGCCGTGCCCGGCATCGTGGCGGCCGCCATGGACGATCTGGCCGAGCGCACCGGACGCCGCTATCACTTGGTCGACTACTACGGCGCCCCGGACGCCGAGCGGGTGATCGTGGCCATGGGTTCGGCCATCGACACCGTCCGGGCCAGCGTGGACGCCCTAGTGGCCGCCGGCGAGCGGGTCGGCGTCCTGGCCGTCCGGCTGTACCGTCCGTTCCCGGCCGAGGCCCTGGCTGCGGCCCTGCCCGAGACCGTCACCTCGGTGGCCGTGCTGGATCGGGTCAAGGAGCCGGGTGCGCTGGGTGAACCGCTGTTCCTGGACGTGGTGGCCGCGCTGGCCGAGGCCCGCGACGTCCCACCCAAGGTGATCGGCGGCCGCTACGGGCTGGGCTCGAAGGAGTTCACTCCGCGCGATGCGGCCGCGGTCTTCGCCGAGCTGGCCAAGGGACGCGCCGCCAAGCGCCGGTTCACGGTCGGCATCCGCGACGACGTCACCGGGCTCAGCCTTGACACCGATCCCGACTTCATCGTGCCTAGCCAGGGACGCCAAGCCGTGTTCTACGGGCTCGGCTCGGACGGCACTGTGGGCGCCAACAAGAACTCGGTGAAGCTGATCGGCGAGCACACCGACCTGTTCGCCCAGGGCTACTTCGTCTACGACTCCAAGAAGTCCGGCTCGGTGACCGTCTCGCACCTGCGGTTCGGCCCGGAGCCGATCGCCGCGCCCTACCTGATCGAGGCCGCCGACTTCGTGGCCGTGCACCACTTCGGATTGTTGTCCCGGCTGCCGGTGCTGGACATCGCCGCGCCGGGCGCCACCGTCCTGCTGGCCACCGGCTACTCCGGGGACGAGCTGTGGGAGCACCTGACCCCGGCCGTCCAGGCCCAGATCGCGGCCAAGCAGCTGAAGGTGTTCACCATCGACGCCCCCGCCGTGGCCAAGGCCGCCGGACTGGGCCGGCGGGTGAACACGGTGATGCAGGCCTGCTTCTTCGCGCTGGCCCAGGTGCTGCCCACCGACGAGGCCCTCGAGCTGATCAAGGCCAGCGCGGCCAAGAGCTATGCCCGGCGCGGCGCGGACGTGGTGGCGGCCAACCTGGCCGCCATCGATGCCGCGGTCGGCGGGTTGCAGAGCGTCCGGATCGGCGAGGTGCGCGCGGCCGAGCCGGTCAGCGCCGGCCCGTCCGCCGATGCGATCCACACCACCATCACTCGGCTGATCGCCGGCCAGGGCGACCTGCTGCCGGTCTCGGCGCTGCCGGCCGACGGCAGCTTCCCCACCGGCACCGCCAAGCTGGAGAAACGCGGCCTGGCCACCGAGCTGCCCACCTGGGATCCGGATCTGTGTACCGACTGCGGCAAATGCACCCTGGCCTGCCCGCACGCGGCCATCCGAATGAAGACCTACTCCCCCGAGCACCTCGACGGCGCCCCGGACGGCTTCCTCAGCAAGCCGGTGGTCGGACGCGACTGGCCGGCCGGAACCCGACTCACCGTCCAGGTGGCCCCGGACGACTGCACGGGCTGCACGCTGTGCGTGTCGGTCTGCCCGGCGAAGTCCCGGACCAACCCCGACCACAAGGCGCTGGACATGGTCCCGGCCGAGCAGGTGCGCGAGGCGCAGCGTCCGGCCTTCGCGCACTACCTGAGCATCCCCGAGGTCGACCGCACCCTGGTCCGCACCGACACGGTGAAGGGCTCGCAGCTGCTGGAGCCGCTGTTCGAGTTCTCCGGGGCCTGCACCGGCTGTGGTGAGACCCCGTACCTGAAGCTGGTCACCCAGTTGCTCGGCGATCGGATGGTGGTGGCCAATGCCACCGGCTGCTCGTCCATCTTCGGCGGCAACCTGCCCACCACCCCGTGGACCACCAACGCAGCCGGCCAAGGCCCGGCCTGGTCGAACTCGCTGTTCGAGGACAACGCCGAGTTCGGGATGGGCATCCAGCTGGCCGGGGCCGGACGCACCGCGCAGGCCAAGGCGCTGCTGGGCGAACTGGCCGGCGACCTGGGCCTGGGCACCGAGCTCGTCGACGGCCTGCTGTCCGAGGTGAGCATCACCGATGAGTCCGGCATCGCCGCCCAGCGCGGACGAGTGGCCGCCCTGAAGGCCGCGCTGTCCGGCGCCGTCCGCAGCCCCCGGATGGACCTGCTCGACGAGCTGGCCGACGCCCTGGTGCCGACCTCGGTCTGGGTGGTCGGCGGGGACGGCTGGGCCTACGACATCGGCTTCGGCGGACTGGATCACCTGTTCGCCTCCGGCGCCAACATCAACGTGCTGGTGCTGGATTCCGAGGTCTACTCCAATACCGGCGGGCAGGCGTCCAAGGCCACTCCACTAGGGGCGTCGGCGAAGTTCGCGGCCGGAGGCAAGGCGTCGAAGAAGAAGGATCTGGGCATGATCGCCCAGTCCTACCGGGACGTCTACGTGGCCCAGATCGCGCTGAACGCCAACGAGACCCAGGCCGTCCGCTCGATCCTGGAGGCGGCCGCCTACGACGGGCCGAGCCTGATCCTGGCCTACTCCACCTGCATCGCGCACGGCATCGAGATGGCCGACAGCGCCACCCACCAGAAGGAGGCCGTGGCCTCGGGACACTGGCCGCTGTACCGGTACCACCCGTCCCCGGAGCCGGGCGCACCGCCACTGTTCAAGCTGGATTCGAAGGCACCGTCGCTGCCGCTGGCCGACTTCTATGCCCAGGAGACCCGCTACACCAGCGTGGCCCGGGCCAACCCGGAGCTGGCCGAGCGGCTGGTCGTCCAGGCCCAGGCGGACGCCGAGCAGCGCTACCGCCACTACCAGTGGCTCAGCAACGAGCTGTGA
- the ykgO gene encoding type B 50S ribosomal protein L36 — protein MKVRNSLRALKAIPGAQIVHRRGRTFVINKRNPRMKARQG, from the coding sequence ATGAAGGTGCGCAACTCGCTGCGGGCGCTCAAGGCCATCCCGGGCGCGCAGATCGTCCATCGCCGGGGACGCACCTTCGTGATCAACAAGCGCAACCCGCGGATGAAGGCGAGGCAGGGATGA
- the rpmB gene encoding 50S ribosomal protein L28, which produces MSQTCQVTGARPGFGNNVSHSHRRTRRRFDVNVQHKRYWVPSLGRAVQLRVSARGISVIDRRGIDAVVAELQAQGVKL; this is translated from the coding sequence ATGTCGCAAACCTGTCAGGTGACCGGGGCTCGTCCGGGCTTCGGCAACAACGTCTCCCACTCGCATCGGCGCACCCGACGCCGCTTCGACGTGAACGTCCAGCACAAGCGCTACTGGGTGCCCAGCCTGGGACGCGCGGTGCAGCTGCGGGTCAGCGCCCGCGGCATCTCAGTGATCGACCGCCGCGGGATCGACGCGGTCGTGGCCGAGCTGCAGGCGCAAGGGGTGAAGCTCTGA
- a CDS encoding type B 50S ribosomal protein L31: protein MKANIHPEYRQVVFRDRSGDLVFRTGSTIATDKTIEFDGATYPLVDVEISSASHPLWSGRERVVDTEGRVERFQRRYGVTR, encoded by the coding sequence ATGAAAGCCAACATCCATCCCGAGTACCGCCAGGTGGTCTTCCGCGACCGGTCGGGCGACCTGGTCTTCCGGACCGGCTCCACGATCGCCACCGACAAGACCATCGAGTTCGACGGCGCCACCTACCCGCTGGTCGACGTCGAGATCTCCAGCGCGTCCCACCCACTGTGGAGCGGACGCGAACGGGTCGTCGACACCGAAGGCCGCGTCGAGCGCTTCCAGCGCCGCTACGGGGTGACGCGATGA